In Lemur catta isolate mLemCat1 chromosome 18, mLemCat1.pri, whole genome shotgun sequence, a genomic segment contains:
- the ABHD6 gene encoding monoacylglycerol lipase ABHD6, producing the protein MDLDVVNMFVIAGGTLAIPILAFVASFLLWPSALIRIYYWYWRRTLGMQVRYVHHEDYQFCYSFRGRPGHKPSILMLHGFSAHKDMWLSVVKFLPKNLHLVCVDMPGHEGTTRSSLDDLSIDGQVKRIHQFVECLKLNKKPFHLVGTSMGGHVAGVYAAHYPSDVSSLCLVCPAGLQYSSDNQFVQRLKELQDSAAVEKIPLIPSTPEEMSEMLQLCSYVRFKVPQQILQGLVDVRIPHNNFYRKLFLEIVNEKSRYSLHQNMDKIKVPTQIIWGKQDQVLDVSGADMLAKSIANCQVELLENCGHSVVMERPRKTAKLMVDFFASVHNTDNNKKLD; encoded by the exons ATGGATCTTGACGTGGTTAACATGTTTGTGATTGCGGGCGGGACGCTGGCCATCCCAATCCTGGCATTTGTGGCCTCATTTCTCCTGTGGCCTTCTGCACTGATAAGAATCTATTACTG GTACTGGCGGAGGACACTGGGCATGCAGGTCCGCTATGTTCACCATGAAGACTATCAGTTCTGTTATTCCTTCCGGGGCCGGCCTGGGCACAAACCCTCCATCCTCATGCTTCATGGATTCTCTGCGCACAAGGATATGTGGCTCAGCGTGGTCAAG TTCCTTCCAAAGAACCTACACTTGGTCTGCGTGGACATGCCAGGACATGAGGGCACCACTCGCTCCTCCCTAGATGACCTGTCCATAGATGGGCAAGTCAAGAGGATACACCAG TTTGTAGAATGCCTCAAGCTGAACAAAAAACCCTTCCACCTGGTGGGCACCTCCATGGGTGGCCACGTAGCAGGGGTGTACGCTGCTCACTACCCATCGGACGTCTCCAGCCTGTGTCTCGTGTGCCCCGCTG GCCTGCAGTACTCTTCTGATAATCAGTTTGTGCAGCGGCTCAAAGAACTGCAGGACTCTGCTGCTGTAGAGAAGATTCCCTTGATCCCGTCCACCCCAGAAGAGATGAGTGAAATGCTCCAGCTCTGCTCGTATGTTCGCTTCAAGGTGCCCCAGCAG ATCCTGCAAGGCCTGGTCGATGTCCGCATCCCCCACAACAACTTCTACCGAAAGT TGTTTTTGGAAATCGTCAATGAGAAGTCCAGATACTCTCTGCATCAGAACATGGACAAGATCAAGGTCCCGACGCAGATCATCTGGGGAAAACAAGACCAG GTGCTCGACGTGTCTGGGGCGGACATGTTGGCCAAGTCAATTGCTAACTGCCAGGTGGAGCTTCTGGAAAACTGTGGGCACTCAGTGGTGATGGAGAGACCCAGGAAGACAGCCAAGCTCATGGTCGACTTTTTTGCTTCTGTGCACAACACAGACAACAATAAGAAGCTGGACTGA